A region of the Vigna unguiculata cultivar IT97K-499-35 chromosome 9, ASM411807v1, whole genome shotgun sequence genome:
ATAACAGGTGTTGgaagaagccatgaagcacaaGCGAGAGACGGCGAGATCCATAGACTCCATCCACTTCAAGCTCCAAAAGCCCATTTCCAAGGACGAATCCCGGAGCAAAGCCCACAGGCCCAGGAAAAAGCGCTGGTGGAGAAGCGCCCTCCTCTTTTTCAAGTGGCGCTGGGCCCATCCCCGGGACAACGGCATTAACCAAGACGACGTCCACCAGGCCCGAGCCCGGGCTTTCCGGGCTTCCATCTCGGGCCCCGTGTACTGGACCGAGAGCCGAAGCGGCTCCGCCACGCCCCACCGCACCTCCAGCCGCCCTACCTCCGGGCCGCTCGCCGGCACCCTCACGCCGCCGGCAAAAGATGACGTGGACACGCCTTACTTGAGTCTAAGAGAACTCAACATGGAACAACAGCACCAACTTCAGCGGAGGATGTCTACCTCAGCCATGCCCATATACTTGGTCACTTAGATAACTTTCAACCAATCACGTGTTAGGTTGTTACctcgtttttttcttttattttttaacctaaGCAAAGGTGTTTGTTCGTTTGATTTGGGATGGATCATCCTTTTGATGTTTGTTGTTGCTTACTTTTAATATATGCAACTGAAA
Encoded here:
- the LOC114164220 gene encoding uncharacterized protein LOC114164220, which produces MTNKSPVFPMPDPQHFSDYGFDPQINYFQVLEEAMKHKRETARSIDSIHFKLQKPISKDESRSKAHRPRKKRWWRSALLFFKWRWAHPRDNGINQDDVHQARARAFRASISGPVYWTESRSGSATPHRTSSRPTSGPLAGTLTPPAKDDVDTPYLSLRELNMEQQHQLQRRMSTSAMPIYLVT